A genome region from Micromonospora peucetia includes the following:
- a CDS encoding DUF4190 domain-containing protein, whose amino-acid sequence MQPGYPGQDPYGQQPHQDPAVPPHHDPYAPPPAAPYGQQPTSGQPNDPYAAPQYPYGQPDPYGQPPTSGQPYGQPPTSGQPYGQPPTSGQPYGQPPTSGQPYGQPAPGQPYGQQPYQDPYGQQAYPPPMYPNAGFAGKGPGQQQNTLGLVSMILGIASIPLVCCYIGIPLGIAALVTGWLGKQKAAQGLADNNGQALAGLICGAIGVVLGLLQIVVLSLGAFDLPNQP is encoded by the coding sequence ATGCAGCCCGGTTACCCCGGACAGGATCCGTACGGCCAGCAGCCGCACCAGGATCCGGCCGTGCCGCCGCACCACGACCCGTACGCTCCGCCGCCGGCGGCGCCGTACGGTCAGCAGCCCACCTCCGGGCAGCCGAACGACCCGTACGCGGCGCCGCAGTACCCGTACGGCCAGCCGGACCCGTACGGCCAGCCGCCCACCTCGGGTCAGCCCTACGGCCAGCCGCCCACCTCGGGTCAGCCCTACGGCCAGCCGCCCACCTCGGGTCAGCCCTACGGCCAGCCGCCCACCTCGGGTCAGCCCTACGGCCAGCCGGCGCCGGGTCAGCCGTACGGGCAGCAGCCGTACCAGGACCCGTACGGCCAGCAGGCGTACCCACCGCCGATGTACCCGAACGCGGGGTTCGCCGGGAAGGGGCCGGGGCAACAGCAGAACACCCTCGGGCTGGTGTCGATGATCCTCGGCATCGCGTCGATCCCGCTGGTCTGCTGCTATATCGGCATCCCGCTGGGCATCGCCGCGTTGGTGACCGGTTGGCTGGGCAAGCAGAAGGCCGCCCAGGGGCTGGCCGACAACAACGGCCAGGCCCTCGCCGGCCTGATCTGCGGCGCCATCGGCGTCGTGCTGGGCCTGCTCCAGATCGTCGTGCTGAGCCTCGGCGCCTTCGACCTGCCCAATCAGCCCTGA
- a CDS encoding CD225/dispanin family protein: MQPGYQPQQPPSVDNNMTMSIVAIFLFWPLAIPAIINASKVNPLLQQGDYAGAQAAAAESKKWSKWALIVGISWYVIVLVCCLLGGLAGVVGGSTSTSSY, encoded by the coding sequence ATGCAGCCCGGATACCAGCCGCAGCAGCCGCCGTCCGTCGACAACAACATGACGATGTCGATCGTCGCCATCTTCCTCTTCTGGCCGTTGGCCATCCCGGCGATCATCAATGCTTCCAAGGTGAACCCCCTGCTCCAGCAGGGCGACTACGCGGGCGCCCAGGCCGCCGCCGCCGAGTCGAAGAAGTGGTCCAAGTGGGCGCTCATCGTGGGCATCAGCTGGTATGTGATCGTGCTGGTGTGCTGCCTGCTCGGTGGCCTCGCCGGTGTGGTGGGCGGCAGCACCTCCACCAGCAGCTACTGA
- the purN gene encoding phosphoribosylglycinamide formyltransferase: MTEPASVARIVVLVSGSGSNLQSLLDASADPAYGARVVAVGADRDGIAGLDRAAAAGVPTFVERVADHPTREDWDAVLTARVAEHRPDLVISAGFLKLVGPRFLAAFGDRYLNTHNTLLPAFPGIHGPRDALAYGVKVTGATLFFVDAGMDTGPIVAQVAVPVCDDDDVETLTERIKEAERRQLVEQVGRLVREGWTITGRKVTVP; this comes from the coding sequence GTGACCGAGCCCGCGTCCGTCGCCCGCATCGTCGTCCTCGTCTCCGGCTCCGGGAGCAACCTCCAGTCCCTGCTCGATGCGAGCGCCGATCCGGCGTACGGGGCCCGGGTGGTGGCCGTCGGCGCCGACCGGGACGGCATCGCGGGCCTCGACCGGGCCGCCGCGGCCGGGGTGCCGACCTTCGTCGAGCGGGTCGCCGACCACCCCACCCGCGAGGACTGGGACGCCGTGCTGACCGCCCGCGTCGCCGAGCACCGGCCCGACCTGGTCATCTCCGCCGGTTTCCTCAAGCTGGTCGGCCCGCGCTTCCTGGCCGCCTTCGGTGACCGCTACCTGAACACGCACAACACGCTGCTGCCGGCGTTCCCCGGCATCCACGGCCCGCGCGACGCCCTCGCCTACGGCGTGAAGGTCACCGGGGCCACGCTCTTCTTCGTCGACGCCGGAATGGACACCGGCCCGATCGTCGCGCAGGTCGCCGTGCCGGTGTGCGACGACGACGACGTCGAGACGCTCACCGAGCGCATCAAGGAAGCCGAGCGGCGCCAGCTCGTCGAGCAGGTGGGCCGCCTGGTCCGCGAAGGTTGGACGATCACCGGAAGAAAGGTCACTGTTCCGTGA
- the purH gene encoding bifunctional phosphoribosylaminoimidazolecarboxamide formyltransferase/IMP cyclohydrolase → MSSTQDVRRPIRRALVSVYDKAGLVELARALHAAGVEIVSTGSTASAIADAGVPVTPVETVTGFPEILDGRVKTLHPKVHGGLLADLRKDSHVAQLDEHGIAGVDLLVSNLYPFQATVASGADVEECVEQIDIGGPAMVRAAAKNHASVAVVTDPAAYPALLAALDEGGFTLAQRRVLAARAFAVIAEYDVAVAEWCAATLAPEENGWPDFAGLSLRRSAVLRYGENPHQPAALYVDPSSPAGLAQAEQLHGKEMSYNNYVDADAAWRAANDFADQPAVAIIKHANPCGIAVGADVAEAHRRAHACDPVSAYGGVIAVNRPVSVELARQVSEIFTEVLVAPGFDEGAVEILQGKKNIRLLHAPAFDPLPAEWRQVTGGVLVQTADRIDAEGDDPANWRLATGGPADEATLRDLAFAWRAVRAVKSNAILLARDGATVGVGMGQVNRVDSAQLAVNRAGADRARGAVCASDAFFPFADGPKILIDAGVRAIVQPGGSIRDEEVIAAAKEAGVTMYLTATRHFFH, encoded by the coding sequence GTGAGTTCCACTCAGGACGTACGCCGCCCGATCAGGCGGGCGCTGGTCAGCGTCTACGACAAGGCCGGCCTGGTCGAGCTGGCCCGGGCGCTGCACGCGGCCGGGGTGGAGATCGTCTCGACCGGCAGCACGGCCTCCGCCATCGCCGACGCCGGGGTGCCGGTGACCCCGGTGGAGACGGTGACCGGTTTCCCGGAGATCCTCGACGGCCGGGTCAAGACGCTGCACCCCAAGGTGCACGGCGGGCTCCTCGCCGACCTCCGCAAGGACTCCCACGTCGCCCAGCTCGACGAGCACGGCATCGCGGGAGTCGACCTGCTGGTGTCCAACCTGTACCCGTTCCAGGCCACGGTCGCCTCCGGTGCCGACGTCGAGGAGTGCGTGGAGCAGATCGACATCGGTGGTCCGGCCATGGTCCGGGCGGCAGCCAAGAACCACGCCTCGGTCGCCGTGGTGACCGACCCGGCCGCGTACCCGGCGCTGCTCGCCGCGCTCGACGAGGGCGGCTTCACGCTGGCCCAGCGGCGGGTGCTGGCCGCCCGTGCCTTCGCCGTCATCGCCGAGTACGACGTGGCGGTGGCCGAGTGGTGCGCCGCCACGCTGGCCCCTGAGGAGAATGGCTGGCCGGACTTCGCCGGGCTGTCGCTGCGCCGCTCGGCGGTGCTGCGTTACGGCGAGAACCCGCACCAGCCGGCGGCCCTCTACGTCGACCCGTCCAGCCCGGCGGGGCTCGCCCAGGCCGAGCAGTTGCACGGCAAGGAGATGTCCTACAACAACTACGTCGACGCCGACGCCGCGTGGCGGGCGGCCAACGACTTCGCCGACCAGCCGGCGGTGGCGATCATCAAGCACGCCAACCCGTGCGGCATCGCGGTCGGCGCCGACGTGGCCGAGGCGCACCGCAGGGCGCACGCCTGCGACCCGGTGTCCGCGTACGGCGGGGTGATCGCCGTCAACCGGCCGGTCTCCGTCGAGCTGGCCCGGCAGGTCTCGGAGATCTTCACCGAGGTGCTGGTGGCGCCCGGGTTCGACGAGGGCGCGGTGGAGATCCTCCAGGGCAAGAAGAACATCCGGCTGCTGCACGCGCCGGCCTTCGACCCGCTGCCGGCCGAGTGGCGGCAGGTCACCGGCGGCGTACTGGTGCAGACGGCCGACCGGATCGACGCCGAGGGCGACGACCCGGCCAACTGGCGGCTGGCCACCGGCGGGCCGGCCGACGAGGCGACCCTGCGCGACCTGGCCTTCGCCTGGCGGGCGGTACGCGCGGTGAAGAGCAACGCGATCCTGCTGGCCAGGGACGGCGCGACCGTCGGCGTCGGGATGGGCCAGGTCAACCGGGTCGACTCGGCGCAACTCGCGGTCAACCGGGCCGGGGCAGACCGGGCCCGGGGTGCGGTCTGCGCCTCGGACGCGTTCTTCCCGTTCGCCGACGGCCCGAAGATCCTCATCGACGCCGGGGTCCGCGCGATCGTGCAGCCGGGCGGCTCGATCCGGGACGAAGAGGTCATCGCCGCCGCCAAGGAGGCCGGCGTCACCATGTACCTCACCGCCACCCGCCACTTCTTCCACTAA